The Pseudodesulfovibrio cashew genomic sequence GATATCCGCATCATGCTCCCGGAAAAGGCTGACCATCTACTCGTCTACCTGGCCGGTTACGCCTGTCTCCACGACCTGGATATTCCCGGTATCCGCGTTTACCGCTACAATCAGGGATTCCTGCACCAAAAGGTCTTTCTTGCGGACAACACCCTGGCTGGAGTGGGCACCGCCAACCTGGACAACCGTTCCTTCCGCCTCAACTTCGAACTGACCATGCTCGTGGAGAACGCTGCCTTCAATCGGCAGATCAAGGAGATGCTCGAACGGGATTTCGCCCGCTGTGAGGAAACGGATACCAAGGAATATGATCGAAAGAACATCGTCTATCAGACTGCAGTCAAGTGCGCCCGCCTGCTCTCTCCCATTCTGTGATTTCTTACTCTAGAAATAACCGGCTCAAATAAGAGACACCGCTTTCGAAGAAATAGTATTCAACAAAAAAGAGGCTCCCTACGGGAGCCCCTTTTCTCTTGTCAGTATTAAATTCGCCTAGAAGATGTCAGCCATGGCGTAGAGCTTGCCCGGCTTCTGCTGCGCCAACCACTTGGCCGCACGCAACGCGCCGGAGGCAAAAGTCTCTCGCGAGTGGGCACGGTGAGTGACTTCAATCCTCTCCCCCGGACCGAAGAAGAACATGGTGTGGTCGCCGACCACGTCGCCGCCGCGCAGGGTCTGGACACCAATCTCCTTCTTCGGGCGCTCGCCGATAATGCCGTCGCGACAGTGCTTCTTGACCTCGTCATAGTCCCAGCCACGGGCTTCGGCCAGACACTGGGCCAGCTTGAGGGCTGTTCCGCTGGGCGAGTCCTTCTTCATCTTGTGATGGGTCTCGACCATCTCCATGTCATATGCTTCGCCCAGAGCCTGAACCAGATCGGGCAGGATCTTGAGCAGGACGTTGACGCCCACGGACATGTTCGGAGCCCAGAAGATGGGAACCTCCTTGGCCGATTCAGCCAGTTCGGCCTGCTGCTCCTTGTTCAGGCCGGTAGTGCCGATGACGATGGGATTGCCGTTCTTGGCCGCCACCTTGGCCGAGGCCACAGAGGACTCGGGGGACGTGAAGTCAATAACCACGGCACCGGGCACCTCCGGGAGAAGCTCCTCCAGGCAGTCCGAAGCGGTGCAGCCGTCAAAATCGATGCCCCCGGCGTTGCCCTTGCGCTCGCACGCGCCCACCAGGTTAAGTTCATCGTCAGCCAAAGTCAGGTTGACCAGCGTGTTGCCCATGCGCCCCTTGGCGCCCAAAATCACGATATTTGTCGTCATTGCATACTCCTGCTTGTTAAATATTTATTCGGATTCATTAAGCAAAGCCATGAACCCGTCAAAATCGATCACGGTCAGTCCGAGTTTCTCCGCCTTGGCGATCTTGGAGCCAGCCTTTTCTCCGGCTACCACAAAATCCACCTTTTTGGATATGGATTTGACCGCGCTGCCGCCCCGCTCCTCAACCAGAGCCTGGGCCTGCGTGCGCGTCATATCCGGCAAACTCCCTGTAAAGATGAAAACCTTTCCTGCAAGCGGCTGCTTTGCCGCGTCCTCTTCCGTTTCCGTATCGATGGAGCCCACCGGCCAAAAGCCCACCATCTTGAACTCGGCTAGAAGCTTTCTGGTCGGCTCACTCTGGAAAAAGCGATGAACGCTTTCGGCCACTTTGGGCCCCACATCTTCCAGATCCTGCAACTCGTCTTGTGTAGCCGCACCAATGGCGTCCAGATCGGCGTAATGGGCGGCAAGGGTGCGCGCCGTCTGCTCGCCCACGTGGCGAATGCCCAATCCGGCGACAAGCCGCCAGAGCGGAGCCTCTTCCCGGGCCTTGGCAATGGCTGTGATAAAGTTATCAGCAGACTTGTCTCCCATGCCTTCATAACGAAGCAGATCGGTCTTCTTCAAAGAAAAGAGATCGGCGGGCGTATCAAGCACACCGTCCACGGCCAGACGCTCCACCCACTTGCGGCCCACCCCTTCCATGTCGAGCCCGGCCTTGGACACGAAATGGATGATCTGCTGTACGGTCTTGGCCGGGCACGCCGGATTGGAACAGCGCACGGCCTCGCCGTCCTCATAGGCATCGCTCTCACAAACGGGACAGGTCATGGGAAAGACGTAGGGCTCGGCATGGGAGGGCCGTTCCTCCAGGTCCACGGACAGGACCTGCGGAATGACATCCCCGGCCCGCTGGATGAGCACGGTGTCGCCTATGCGAAAATCCCGCTCCCGGATGTAGCCCTTGTTGTGCAGGGTGGCGTTGCTCACCGTCACTCCGGCCAGGGGAACCGGCTCCAGTTCCGCCACAGGGGTCAGCACACCGGTGCGCCCGACCTGGATACGAATGTCCTTGAGCACCGTCTTGGCCTGGTGCGCAGGAAACTTCAGGGCCAATGCCCAACGCGGTGCCCTGGACGTAAAGCCGAGCGCCCGCTGCATCTCCAGGTTGTTCACCTTGGCAACGACACCGTCAATTTCAAACGGCAAAGCGGCGCGTCGTTCCCCAAGTTCGAGAAAATAGTCGGCGACCTCCTGTTTGGAACCGCACAGCCGGGCCTCGGGCGGGATGGAAAAGCCGAATGCTCCAAGCCCATCCATGATCTCCTTTTGCGAGGTCCAGCTAAACAGCGGCCCGCCCCACTCAACTCGACCGACGCCGTAGGCCAGAAAGCGAAGAGGTCTGGACGCAGCGACCTTGGGATCAAGTTGACGAATGGACCCGGCAGCAGCGTTGCGGGGATTTGCAAACACCTTTTCCCCGGCCAATTCCTGACGCTCGTTCAAGGCAGCGAAATCCTCGTTGGCCATGACCACTTCGCCCCGGACCTCCAACAGGTCTGGGACGTTGCCCCCGCGCAGGTTCATGGGCAGGTTCATGACCGTGCGCATATTATGGGTCACGTCCTCGCCGGTTTGTCCATCGCCGCGCGTTGCCGCCCGGACGTAGCGCCCCTTCTCGTAAATAACCTCCAAGGCCAGGCCATCCATCTTCGGGTCGGTCCAGTACTCGACGTCCGCACGACCGAGGCCTTTGGCAACGCGCTCGGTGAAGGCATACCAGTCCTCCACCTTCATGGCGTTGTCCAGGCTGTACATACGCACGGCATGCTCATAGGGCGTGAACCCTGCGGCAGGCTCACCGCCTACGCGTCGGGTGGGGGAATTGGGATCGTCCAGTTCCGGGTGGGCCGCTTCCAGCGCCGCCAGTTCCCGAAACAACTCGTCGTATTGGCTGTCCGTAATCTCGGGCGCGTCCAGAACGTAATAGAGATAATTGTGATGTTCGAGAGT encodes the following:
- the ligA gene encoding NAD-dependent DNA ligase LigA, which gives rise to MASSDFTERAAYLRETLEHHNYLYYVLDAPEITDSQYDELFRELAALEAAHPELDDPNSPTRRVGGEPAAGFTPYEHAVRMYSLDNAMKVEDWYAFTERVAKGLGRADVEYWTDPKMDGLALEVIYEKGRYVRAATRGDGQTGEDVTHNMRTVMNLPMNLRGGNVPDLLEVRGEVVMANEDFAALNERQELAGEKVFANPRNAAAGSIRQLDPKVAASRPLRFLAYGVGRVEWGGPLFSWTSQKEIMDGLGAFGFSIPPEARLCGSKQEVADYFLELGERRAALPFEIDGVVAKVNNLEMQRALGFTSRAPRWALALKFPAHQAKTVLKDIRIQVGRTGVLTPVAELEPVPLAGVTVSNATLHNKGYIRERDFRIGDTVLIQRAGDVIPQVLSVDLEERPSHAEPYVFPMTCPVCESDAYEDGEAVRCSNPACPAKTVQQIIHFVSKAGLDMEGVGRKWVERLAVDGVLDTPADLFSLKKTDLLRYEGMGDKSADNFITAIAKAREEAPLWRLVAGLGIRHVGEQTARTLAAHYADLDAIGAATQDELQDLEDVGPKVAESVHRFFQSEPTRKLLAEFKMVGFWPVGSIDTETEEDAAKQPLAGKVFIFTGSLPDMTRTQAQALVEERGGSAVKSISKKVDFVVAGEKAGSKIAKAEKLGLTVIDFDGFMALLNESE
- the dapB gene encoding 4-hydroxy-tetrahydrodipicolinate reductase, coding for MTTNIVILGAKGRMGNTLVNLTLADDELNLVGACERKGNAGGIDFDGCTASDCLEELLPEVPGAVVIDFTSPESSVASAKVAAKNGNPIVIGTTGLNKEQQAELAESAKEVPIFWAPNMSVGVNVLLKILPDLVQALGEAYDMEMVETHHKMKKDSPSGTALKLAQCLAEARGWDYDEVKKHCRDGIIGERPKKEIGVQTLRGGDVVGDHTMFFFGPGERIEVTHRAHSRETFASGALRAAKWLAQQKPGKLYAMADIF